Within the Streptomyces sp. NBC_00554 genome, the region ATTCACGCATGAGCAACGCACCCCGCTACATCCACCACGTCAACTTCCCCACCACCGACCCCGATCGCACCGCCGAGTGGTACACGAAGGTCTTCGGACTGAAGCGGATCATGCCCAAGTCCAACACCAAAGTGGTGCTGATGACCCGCGGCAACTTCGACCTGCACTTCACCCCGGTCGAGGAGATGGAGCGCATGGCGCCCTATCACTTCGCCGTCGAGGTCGACGACTGGGACGACTTCCTCGCCCACCTCAAGGAGCTCGGCATCCGGCACACCCGCCCGATCGAGCGCCCCGAGAACCAGTCCAAGTTCTGCTACATCCACGACCCCGACCACACCATGATCGAGCTGGTCTGGCACGGCAAGCGCCCCAACTGATCGCCCTCTGCTAGGAGTTCACCCCTATGCCTCTCGCCGACTCCGACGGCACCTCCATCTACTACGAGCGCCACGGCAGCGGTCCGGCGATCCTGTTCGTGCACGGCAGTGGCGGGCACCACGCCGCCTGGTGGCAGCAAGTGGCCGCGCTGCGGGATGAGTTCACGGTCGTCACCGTGGACCTGCGCGGCTTCGGCAAGTCCGACTCGTCGATGCCCGAGTTCGACGGCCAGGACTTCCCCGGCGACGTGGTCGCCGTCCTGGACGCCGAGGATCTGACCGACGCCATGCTGGTGGGCCAGTCCATCGGCTCGGTGGCCGCCCTGCGCGCCGGTCTCCTCCGCCCCGAGCGGGTCGGCTCGGTCGTCCTCGGCCACTCGCTCGGCGGGATCAGCCACCCCGAACTCAAGGAACTGGCCGCCGCCGACCGCGCCGAGGCCGTCAAACTCCCGGTCATCGACCGCCTGTTGACCAAGCGGTTCCAGCAGGAGCGGGCCGACCTCACCTTCCTCTTCCAGCAGATGGGCACCTTCAACGTCGCGAAGATGGCCGACCTGCGCAACCTCGACACCAACGGCCCGTCCCTGGAGGACATCGAGGCCTCGGGCGTCAAGGTCGCATTCCTGGCCGGCGAGAAGGACGCGGTGCTCAGCGTGAAGACCGTGACCCGTGCCCACGAGCTGACTCCCGGCTCGCACCTGGAGATCGTCCCGGACGCCCCGCACTCCATGTACTGGGAGACGCCTGCGCAGTACAACGCGGCCGTCGCCCACCTGCGCCGCACCCTCACCGCACAGAAGGAAGCCGCATGAGCAGCCTCACCCTCGACGCCGCCGAAGAGATCATCGACGCCGCCCTCAAGCGCGCCCAGTCGCTCGGGAAAGCGGTGAGCGTCGCCGTGGTGGACGCGGGCGGCTTCGTCATCAGCGTCCGCCGCTCGGACGGGGCACGTCCGCTCACCCCGGACATCGCCCGCGCCAAGGCGTACACCGCGGCCGTGATGCAGCGGCCCGGCAAGATGCTGAAGAAGTGGCAGGAGAGCCAGCCGGTCTTCTTCTCCCAGCTCTCCCAACTGCCGGGTGCCGCAATGCCGATCATGGCCACCGAGGGCAGCATGACGATCAAGAAGGACGGCGAGATCATCGGCGGCCTCGGCATCGCCGGCGGCACCGCGGACGAGGACCAGCAGATCGCCGACGAGATCCTTCAATCCCTCGGCTACGAGCTGGAGTTCGCCGCCTGGGGCGTCGCGGGCAAGCCGGCCGGGAACACCGAGAAGGCGGTCTGATCATGGCGGATACGTTCAACTACCGCATCGACCACCACGGCAGCCTGGTCCGCCCCGCCGAGCTCCTCGCCGCGCGGGCGCAGGGCGACCCCGAGGCCCTGCACACGGCCGAGACCGAGGCGGTGAAGGAGGTGGTGACCTTCCAGCGCAAGCTGCGCTCCACGGTCGTCACCGACGGCGACTTCCTCCGTGAGGACTTCCGCAGCGCCGTCTTCGACGCCGTCTCCGGTTTCCGGCGTACCGGCGAGGAGACGGCGGACGGCCTGGCCCGCTGGGTGGCCGAGGCGCTGCCCAAGGCCAACCACCCGCTGGCCGCCGACTCGGCGAGCAAGCTGGCGGACCTGACCTGGATCGCCCCCAAGGTCTCCCTGCCGTCCCCGGCCTACCTCGCCGCCACGACCTTCGCGCCCGAACTCGCCGCGTCCGGCGGTCCCTCCTCGGCCCGTGAACTCGGCGAGGCCCTGGCGGAGATCATCAACGCGGAGATCGAGCTCCTCGTCTCCCGGGGCGTCCGCCTGATCCAGCTGAACAACCCGCTCCTGCTCGCCCACACCGCCACCGAGCCCGCCGCCGTCGGCGCGCTCTCCTTCGAGGACGCGCTGGCCGTCGAGGCTCTGGCGGTACGGCTGGACGCGCGGCCCGAAGGCGTACGAGTGGGTGTCTGCCCAGGCTGGGCGGCGCCCGCCGCGGTGGACCGGAGCAAGGCCGAGCGGCTGTACGGCGAGATCCCCGCCGACCGCTGGATCCTGCCGTACGACAAGGGCACCGCGGCCGAGGTCGACCTGCTCAAGGCCATGCCCGAGGACCGGGACGTGTGCCTGGGTGTCGTG harbors:
- a CDS encoding alpha/beta fold hydrolase, translating into MPLADSDGTSIYYERHGSGPAILFVHGSGGHHAAWWQQVAALRDEFTVVTVDLRGFGKSDSSMPEFDGQDFPGDVVAVLDAEDLTDAMLVGQSIGSVAALRAGLLRPERVGSVVLGHSLGGISHPELKELAAADRAEAVKLPVIDRLLTKRFQQERADLTFLFQQMGTFNVAKMADLRNLDTNGPSLEDIEASGVKVAFLAGEKDAVLSVKTVTRAHELTPGSHLEIVPDAPHSMYWETPAQYNAAVAHLRRTLTAQKEAA
- a CDS encoding VOC family protein gives rise to the protein MSNAPRYIHHVNFPTTDPDRTAEWYTKVFGLKRIMPKSNTKVVLMTRGNFDLHFTPVEEMERMAPYHFAVEVDDWDDFLAHLKELGIRHTRPIERPENQSKFCYIHDPDHTMIELVWHGKRPN
- a CDS encoding heme-binding protein, yielding MSSLTLDAAEEIIDAALKRAQSLGKAVSVAVVDAGGFVISVRRSDGARPLTPDIARAKAYTAAVMQRPGKMLKKWQESQPVFFSQLSQLPGAAMPIMATEGSMTIKKDGEIIGGLGIAGGTADEDQQIADEILQSLGYELEFAAWGVAGKPAGNTEKAV
- a CDS encoding methionine synthase II (cobalamin-independent)-like protein, with the translated sequence MADTFNYRIDHHGSLVRPAELLAARAQGDPEALHTAETEAVKEVVTFQRKLRSTVVTDGDFLREDFRSAVFDAVSGFRRTGEETADGLARWVAEALPKANHPLAADSASKLADLTWIAPKVSLPSPAYLAATTFAPELAASGGPSSARELGEALAEIINAEIELLVSRGVRLIQLNNPLLLAHTATEPAAVGALSFEDALAVEALAVRLDARPEGVRVGVCPGWAAPAAVDRSKAERLYGEIPADRWILPYDKGTAAEVDLLKAMPEDRDVCLGVVDATVPELEGIDEVMARIDAAAEVKDLEDMAISPSRGFADLAVRPLLSTEEQRLKLVLVETLARYCWGNEF